A window of Ovis canadensis isolate MfBH-ARS-UI-01 breed Bighorn chromosome X, ARS-UI_OviCan_v2, whole genome shotgun sequence contains these coding sequences:
- the BEX2 gene encoding protein BEX2: protein MASKEEQAVKNHSMEDANQENEKKDGKDQDANKREPMALLSGASEYYVPRGNRRRFRVRQPILHYRWDVTQRLGEPQARMREENMERIGEEVRQLMEKLREKQLSHSLRAVSTDPPYHEHHDEFCLMP, encoded by the coding sequence ATGGCGTCCAAAGAGGAACAAGCAGTAAAAAATCACAGCATGGAAGATGCCAaccaggagaatgaaaaaaaagatgGGAAGGATCAAGATGCTAATAAAAGAGAACCTATGGCCCTCCTTTCGGGTGCTAGTGAATATTATGTACCTAGAGGAAATCGTAGGCGGTTCCGTGTTAGGCAGCCCATCCTGCATTATAGATGGGACGTGACTCAGAGGCTTGGCGAGCCACAGGCAAGGATGAGAGAAGAGAATATGGAAAGGATTGGGGAGGAGGTGAGGCAGCTGATGGAAAAGCTGAGGGAAAAGCAGTTGAGTCATAGTCTTCGGGCAGTTAGCACTGACCCCCCTTACCATGAGCATCATGATGAGTTTTGCCTTATGCCTTGA